One stretch of Schlesneria sp. DSM 10557 DNA includes these proteins:
- a CDS encoding DUF1501 domain-containing protein, producing MRLFAGAGRRFCDKISRRSFVQMGSLAVGGLTLPGLLRAEHSRGTERSHKAVIMVYLSGGLPHQDTFDLKPNAPAEIRGEFSPIPSSLPGLDVCELMPKLATVMDRCAIIRSVVGQRDEHSSFQNLTGYTMGETQRNHYPNFGSFVSKIKGPSSPLIPPFVDLFPTMQHRPYNSTGAGSLGSQYHQTRADGEDLASMKLRYIESAQFNSRQKLLEGLDAFRREADRSGMNDLDQSYQRAFEVLTSSRLLDALDVEKEDPKTRARYALGSSKHQGDGAPLWNDQLLIARRLVEAGVRVVTVAYGFWDTHGNNFGHCRNNLPVVDAGLSALVEDIYQRGLADDVSLVVWGEFGRTPKINKDAGRDHWAPVQSVLMSGGGMQVGQVIGSTDKTAAYAESRPVHYRDVLATIYHNLGIDPHEFVRDINERPIPVMPDDARPIRELIG from the coding sequence ATGCGATTGTTTGCGGGTGCGGGACGACGTTTTTGTGACAAGATCAGTCGTCGATCGTTTGTGCAGATGGGTTCCCTCGCCGTCGGTGGTTTGACTTTGCCTGGATTGCTGCGTGCAGAGCATTCTCGCGGGACAGAGCGGTCTCACAAAGCCGTGATTATGGTGTACCTCTCGGGGGGCCTTCCTCATCAGGACACATTCGACTTAAAGCCCAACGCCCCCGCGGAAATCCGAGGCGAATTTTCCCCGATCCCATCTTCGCTACCAGGCCTGGACGTCTGCGAACTCATGCCTAAGCTGGCGACGGTGATGGATCGCTGTGCGATCATTCGCTCCGTCGTCGGACAGCGCGACGAACATTCGAGTTTTCAGAATCTCACCGGCTACACCATGGGTGAGACGCAGCGAAACCACTATCCCAACTTCGGTTCGTTCGTCTCTAAGATCAAAGGCCCTTCGAGCCCTCTGATTCCTCCGTTCGTTGACCTGTTTCCCACAATGCAGCACCGACCTTACAACAGCACGGGTGCGGGCTCCCTTGGCAGCCAGTACCACCAGACCCGAGCCGATGGCGAAGACCTTGCCAGTATGAAGCTGCGCTACATTGAATCGGCTCAGTTCAATAGTCGACAGAAACTGCTCGAAGGGCTCGACGCTTTTCGGCGCGAAGCCGATCGCAGCGGAATGAATGATCTCGATCAAAGTTATCAACGTGCTTTCGAAGTCCTGACTTCGTCGCGGCTGCTGGACGCACTTGATGTCGAGAAAGAGGATCCCAAGACCCGGGCACGCTACGCCTTGGGATCGTCCAAGCATCAGGGAGACGGTGCTCCTTTGTGGAATGACCAACTTCTCATCGCGCGACGGCTTGTCGAAGCAGGAGTACGGGTTGTTACCGTGGCCTATGGATTCTGGGACACACACGGCAATAACTTCGGCCATTGCAGAAACAACCTGCCTGTCGTCGATGCCGGTCTGTCCGCGCTGGTGGAAGACATTTATCAGCGAGGACTCGCTGACGATGTGTCACTTGTTGTGTGGGGCGAGTTCGGTCGTACACCCAAAATTAACAAGGATGCCGGTCGCGACCATTGGGCTCCAGTTCAGTCCGTTCTCATGTCAGGTGGCGGAATGCAGGTGGGGCAGGTGATCGGTTCGACGGACAAGACCGCCGCTTATGCCGAATCCCGTCCGGTCCACTACCGGGATGTACTCGCCACGATTTACCACAACCTGGGAATCGATCCCCACGAGTTCGTACGGGATATCAACGAACGCCCGATACCTGTGATGCCTGACGATGCTCGTCCCATCCGTGAGCTGATCGGTTAG